ggtacacatcaaaaatattttttgaaatgaTAGTAAGTCTTTATGCCTAATTGGTTTGGGTGGTAGAACATGCAGTTGACGCATTAGGGGCGTAGACTGGTTTttacggttttttttttttttttttttgtacttatCAAAAAACACATATTATCCTAATACCAGTCAAAAACTTAAAACACATACTATCCTAATACCGGTCAAAATCTTGACCCGATTTAATTGATCCCTAATATTTACACCCATTATGGTTTTTCAAATTTATTAAGAGATAATGTAGTAATCTGCTGACAGTTTTACAAGGAATAATAGGATTTTCAAAGTTACAAAAAAAATGGCCTTTACATTTTCCAAGTTTTATTGGTAAGACAACATTGGAGGAGACAAACTCTGTAGCAGTTCATTCCTCTTAATGAATACAGTATCTCCTTTtgcattaaaaagaaaaaaaacttgacCAGGTTTAACTGATCCGATTCGATGAATAGAAATATCCTCCATAAGTAACTTGAATCAAATATGTTTAAcccatatattatatatatattatatatatatatatattttgatcaGAACCCATATATTATATCATTGATAAGAATTAGGACGAACCACAATAACATGTTATAGATATTGGATTCATCTCGCCTGTGAATAAATATGATAGTTTCTTCTGCTAAAACAACCCCTTTACATTCAACTCCAAAATCAAGTCTGATCATATTCAAATCATAACAAGATTCAGAGATTGAAAGCATAGAAATTGAGAGCATACCCCTAAGCAttacaagagaaataaaaatCGTTTCATAAAACGAAAAGAGAATCATCACATGGATGAAGGAAAATCACCACAAAAGTGAAGAAAAAATCACCAAAAAGATGAAGATTATTACTACACAGGTAACTGACTAAAGAAAACAAAACCTTGATCCGACCGTTGGACCTGAAAAATTCAGATCAAGGTTATTCAGATCAAATTGGCCAGATCAAGGTTAAAGAATAGAAATGTCTATTGTAATAAGGCTGCTGACAGTTTAGCCAGGCATAGAAGGATTTTCAAAGTTACTAAAACTTTGTCCTTTAGATTCTCCTAGTGTTATTGCTAAGACAACATTTGGCCCGGTTTAGCTGATCTGAATCGATGAATTGGGCTATAACACCAAAAGGTCCAAAACAAAAGGGACGAGCTATCGCCCCTTGCTAGGCCTGTCCCTGAAATAGAGAGtttaaaacctaaacctaattcaATACAATCAAACCATTTTCTTTTATTACAGAAAACGAATCAAATCATCGAAAATCTCTGCCTCTTTTCGCTTCTACAATAATGGGAGGAGGTAAAGCTTATAAGAACAAGAGGAAATCGTTGTATCCTAGGAGGATTTATGCTCGGCCGAGGCGGAGAGTCGCTAATCCTATTACACCGGCGATGACTGCTGCGCGCAGAAGGCGTGAAAAGGATTTATCTGTTGCCGAGAAGCATGTCAATCATGGGTACCGATTGATATACACAAGTCATACGTAAGTAatctaatttcaatttcaaatattaAATGTTTTAGGTTAGCCGTTTTATTATATACCGGACTCGGTTAAACCCTAGAAATTCAGGTTGTTGCTGGATCCAAATTTCTCCTCATTTTCAGATGAATCTCTTTCAGAAGGAgaggttttatgtttcaatctGATGACTTATATTTTTTGAGTAGTGGGTTTTTGCTTTCAATTGCATTTGCTAAAAGGAAGGATTAATGGAAAATTGGGGATAAGTCTTTGGATGTAGTACCATTTCTTGGGTTAATGCGTCTATTCTTGATGTGCTTGCATACAGTGCCTAGCATATTCATCTAAATTCTTGCTATTATTAGACAATGCATATGAGAAATTATAGGAATCATTAGTTTCTCTTCTCTAGTCTCAACATGCTTGATTAGGTCTGGTTTTAGATCTTCTTCACTCACTCCATCAATACACCAGGTCTGGTGATTTCTTTATGAGCTTGATTGGGAAATTGAGTATTGTTATGTTTCCCAATGCCTTTTTAAGGAAGAATTACTTTGATCTTTTGCAGCAATAGGTTCAAAATCATAGCCGATGATGTCAGACGTCAGTTGGAGAAAAGATGGAGAGGTCTTCTTGTCTTCAGGTGGATATTGAAGGTATATCTTATAGCTAGCTTTCTCTtgaaataaaattagaaaaaaaaattaatctccGGATCTCACCttgtatttattatttatttctaATAGCCTGGGAGTAACATTGCATTTCAAGTCGAAGAGAGACCTTCGCTCAGTACCGCTTATAGGTTGTATAGATCACACCAGGTAACATCTCCTTTCCTTTTCTGTCTTTGAATCTctcaaatctggaaaaaaaaaagagatctgTCTAGTCATACTTTAGTTCCTTCATTTTTTCAGCAGGGGGACTGGGAGCTCAGTCAAATGACTACATCTAGGCACAGTAGAAGGATCTACAATGATGACCTCTCAGATGAAGTTGGCCTTCACGGAGGTATTGTTGGTACCTGAACCAGATGAAGTTTGGTCTCGTTTCTTGAAacatcattcttcttctttttttttgatcttgCATCAGTATACTACTTACAGTGGAACTAGCATCTTTCGTTTCAATTCTAGCCTGTATTACCTTTGTCCAACTGTTGATTGTAATACCCTGCCTAGATTTCAAGGGTATTTTTCTCTTTTATCAAAACGGTATTGTCACTTCGTATAAAGGCTATTTTGATAATTCTGTTCTTCTTTGCATTGGCTTACCTACTTAGTATCTGTGGGAATATTCCTTAATTTCGTTGAATTTGTTAGCTGATTGATTGATTAGAGTTTGTGTTGTTCATCGATAGTAAATTCAGCCACCTTGGTCCACATTTGTTGGCTAGGTATTAGATTTTGTTTCTCTTTAATGTATTTAAGGAATTACCTAATTACTGTTAGGAAAGAAAGGCTAATTCTTTAGCTTGGTACCTGATTGAAAACTAGGACTGACTAGTTTTGGTAACGATAGTTAACATTAGTTAGACCTAGGTAGGAAACAGTTAGCTTCTCAATGTCAATCTTTTGCTACGCATGGTGCTGGAGGTTGAGTATTCGTGCTCGTCAATTGAAGATAGTATTGTTTTTATTGGAGCTTCAGTCTTTGCATCGGTGTTTGCTTTTTATATTGTTTTTGGATGCCATAGAGGTAGGCGACACCAACTCAAGAAACTAGAATGATGTGTTTGATATGTTGTTTCATTTGCTGTTCTAACATTGAATGGACCCTTCCCCACACCCCACTACACAAGATAGGATCTTTTCTTAGTAATGAAGATGCCTCTTATTCTCGAGAGAATgaatatcattatgtaaggtaAGTAGCAAGGTATATCTGCTTTACATTTTCAAGAGGATAAATGGTTACGGCAATAACAAGATTGATTTCTACCAGTCTTGAATATCAAACCAGGCGTCGTTAGATATCACTGCATCAGGACTAGTTGCATAATTGTTTTCAAGAGGTAGACATAGATGCAAAGAGCCGTTTGCTCTTGACTAGAGCAGGTCTAGCTGATTCAGAGGTTATTTCATTCTTACATGTAGATCTTATCATACTGTAGCAAGATTCCTAGGGTTTTTAAAGCTCTTCAATGGCCTTCTTGTTGAGAAGACCAAGCCAAGGATGTCAGAACGCATGATCATGATCTTCCTGCATACCCTAAAACATTGTGTCTGGATCAGAAGATGTGTAATTTGGACAAGTGCCAATAGATATACATCAAGTTGGCTGTCAAAATCATGGACTTGTGTCCGTATGACCTAATATTTTTTGGGAAAATTAGAAGCAGGCCCAAAaagaataatattctcattgtcaggcccacaattaattttaggtaccgtgacacccataattatatgaaattattaaagattatgcatcaggggtataattgacaatgcaacttggatataacatatctaaaaatccacgccttggaattttacaaattttatatctttggaaatctttttaagagacaaacaacaatatcaaatttttgtttttcacgaaaaaatcggagatgatcatcattttaggcaaaatttcaaAAACTAACTACAAAACCATTATgcaaccaccaaaaaagatgcataacacattctgcggaCGCATAATGAATCATGCAATCATTTTCTCGactacataacaaattatgcatctgcataacaaagttatgcatctataacaagttgtgtaaccattgttttggttgattttggtgcatacataaaaaattgatgcataatgcagtatgcatccatatttacggatgcatatcaggttatgcatctattttctcgatgcataaaagattgtgcaacaattttatcgatgcataatgcagtcataatttcggatgcataacaggttatgcatccattttcacgactgcataacatgttatgtagatattattgtaggtgcatgacaagttatgcaaccttactttttgttggtttcaatactaagaaaaaagtagctgcataatgtgttatgcaaccgttttttggactgcataacaagttatgcaacaacttctatagatgcataacaggttatgcaaccattttcatatCTGCCCAATAGATTACTCAACTACTTCAACATTTTTTGGTGCAACTCAAACATTCGCGTGCTTTTGGAGAGAGATTAAGCTCACCTACTTTTCAGTGTTGTCTGACCAAGAAAAGGTCAGTGTTGTCTAACCAAGAAAAGGTTAAATAACATTTAAGATAATTGAGGAGATTGGGGTTAGCTCTCATCAGACTAACCCATACCGCCACCATAACTCAACCACTGATTACACCATTCGGCTGCAATTGAACGAAGAAGTTCATTCCTTCACTGCGTCCTTTCTGGACTCATAACTATCTCCCACAACTTGACTTCTAGGTCAATCTGAGCCATTCGCTAGCTGTTTTTACTGGCTCAAATTCCTTGTTACATGGtctagaaaatatggaagaaaaaccCATCATTCTTCCTGACTTTCCGATAAGAACTGAACTCCAAATATCTTGCTAACTCTAGTTCAAGAATTTTGTCAAGCACTATACGTGAGTATTGCAATCTGATGAGGGCTATGCACCGGTTGTATATTGGAGATTGCACAACTCCTTCCCTGCTCAGAATTCGAATTCACACACAACCCACATTCACAATCCATTCAAAACTCTTTAACAATTACTAATCTTCACCCTGAATCACCTCTGTTCTTCATGATTTAGCCATACAACAATGGAAGTTTACTGAACTTCTTCACTGCATTGCATTTCTTAGTTGGAATATCCTTGCCAATGAAAAATTCAGCTAGAACCCAATGTTCATGATGCCTCTATCCTCCGGTACCTGTCTAAAATCAACACAATCCAGTGCCATTTGAATTCATTTTAGTCACAGTTCAATCAACACCAACAGTCACTGCATCTGTAGCTTCTTGTACCACCAAACTCCATAATTTCTCAGGTCAACAACAGCAGTTATCTCCTCCCTGCAACCACAACATCCATTAACTCATGGTAACAACTTGTTGTTCTTCTATGCATCAGATCCCCTTCTCATATTAACAGCTGCAGAAATTTTTCCATTTCAGATCCACCACAAGCCCTATTTCGAGAACCCTTAAACTGTTTCTTGACCTCAAATCTTGTTGAAAGCAAAGGCGTTCCCTGTAATCTCGTATTTGTATTCTTTTTGAAGAATTTTGAAGATGGGAAGATAATTGAACTGATGGGTTTTGATTGAAATAGTGTTGTTTTTGTGTGTGGATTGAACAattgatgatgaagttgcagtagcagcagcagtagctATGATTATGGAAGCAAAGAAATGGAAAAGGTTTTAACAATAAATCTGAAAACTTCACAGCCGCAGTATGTAACTTTTAAGAACCCATAACTcgattcaatttcatcatcaacagGTGCTCGATTCTTCTTCACCGATTTACTGGAAATCCAAGATTAAGATGGTGATGAAGCTGTTGAGATCAAGAGAAGAACATAGAAGTTGAGATTTGAGATGAATATGGTGATTTTAGGTTAGTTTGgaaagaagaaaaacgaaaacATAATTTCTCAAACTTATGGGCCTGTGCATAATTTTATCACCGAGAATGGGTGCGCGCTTGAGAATTTgtgagcgtgggtttcacagtgggaagaatctgtaaaatgggtttgtctgtagttttcacatattttttctagGTGTGTCAATCTTTCCCGGAAGCCCATGGCCCAGTACCAACTGCCCCGTCCCATGGAAGCCCATAGTTGCTCATGACCCTTTAAAGGCTAGCCCGGCCCATCCCAGTTAAATAACAAGACGTGCACAGGCAATGAGTTAAAAAGTCTTTCCCGGCCCTGTACCCGTCCAGTTATCCCGTCAACGTTACCCGGTTTGTTTGCCCATTTAATCTACCTATTTACCCGACCTAATTGCCCCTTTCCTCTTTCAGTTTATGGTATAATATACTCGATATATAAGTCTCCCCCGAATATCTTTTTTGCATATAATTCATTTCCCTAATTATGGTGAAAAAATATAGCTTCCTCTTAAAAGATGATCCAATCTTGGAATAATTGTGGGCCATCTTGTTTTAAATGGACaaccacacaagtagaagaagacAGACGTCTGCACATCAATTTTTTGAATCACTATGAGACATTTTCCTTTTAAATTTTATTGCTTTAGTTTTGATTTAGACATTTTGGATTTTGAACATCATTTTATCGGCTCTGTCAGGAAGTATTTATTTATATAGGTATCAAATAGTAAGTAAAATTTAGTGCATTTTTTTTCTAGTTTTAAAATATTACTGTTTCTTCAAGGACCGACCGGCCCTGCCCGCCCTAGCCCAAATTATTTAACAGGCTCGGGCAGGTCATGGATAGTTTATTTTGTAGTATAGACCTACCCGCTCGACCTTTTTAATTTGATGGGTAAGAGAAGTTCGTGCCGGCCCTGTCCCGCCCCATTTAATAATTAGGCCGGGCAGcccggcccggcccaatttacacccctaattattttttttaagaggtAGAGATGCAAATAGCCGTTTGCTCTCGACTTGCAGATTTAGCTTCTGGGATGAAACTCGCTCCCTAAAAGAGGAACAAAGTAAGGTGGCGACCCGTCAGAC
This window of the Papaver somniferum cultivar HN1 unplaced genomic scaffold, ASM357369v1 unplaced-scaffold_3, whole genome shotgun sequence genome carries:
- the LOC113341629 gene encoding uncharacterized protein LOC113341629 isoform X1, which produces MGGGKAYKNKRKSLYPRRIYARPRRRVANPITPAMTAARRRREKDLSVAEKHVNHGYRLIYTSHTNRFKIIADDVRRQLEKRWRGLLVFRWILKPGSNIAFQVEERPSLSTAYRLYRSHQQGDWELSQMTTSRHSRRIYNDDLSDEVGLHGGIVGT
- the LOC113341629 gene encoding uncharacterized protein LOC113341629 isoform X2, with the translated sequence MGGGKAYKNKRKSLYPRRIYARPRRRVANPITPAMTAARRRREKDLSVAEKHVNHGYRLIYTSHTNRFKIIADDVRRQLEKRWRGLLVFRWILKPGSNIAFQVEERPSLSTAYRLYRSHQGDWELSQMTTSRHSRRIYNDDLSDEVGLHGGIVGT